A window of the Lolium perenne isolate Kyuss_39 chromosome 7, Kyuss_2.0, whole genome shotgun sequence genome harbors these coding sequences:
- the LOC127317434 gene encoding uncharacterized protein, translating into MAASKWVRPEVYPLFAATGVAVGICFFSLFRNITGNPEVRVSKVGRAAGVLENHEEGRRYAEHGLRAFVQNKTPEIMPGINKFFTDPK; encoded by the exons ATGGCCGCCAGCAAGTGGGTCCGGCCCGAG GTGTACCCGCTGTTCGCGGCGACCGGCGTGGCTGTGGGCATCTGCTTCTTCAGCCTGTTTCGCAACATCACCGGTAACCCCGAAGTGAG GGTCAGCAAGGTTGGGAGGGCGGCTGGAGTGCTGGAGAACCACGAGGAGGGGAGGCGCTACGCCGAGCACGGTCTCAGGGCCTTTGTGCAGAACAAGACCCCCGAGATCATGCCAGGAATCAACAAGTTCTTCACCGACCCGAAATGA